In Corynebacterium guangdongense, one DNA window encodes the following:
- a CDS encoding cytochrome P450 gives MSAPTSTRVESDVNLFSDQTLNVHDDSVFGPLRESGAVVYLTEHDAYAITRYDEVKEAAGNPEVFSSAQVAFNPKMNEMLKGTSLVADPPNHGPLRAVLSEHLSPRSLRKLKVTIDEKGDALVKELFSRESFDGMKDLAVAFPVSIVLDLIGVQGDIRDKILGWGDAAFNLLGSENERMKAAFPAAGEMFHWTHEVMSGEHLAEGSIGKAVWAAAERGEIAHESFNALVHQILAAGMDTTVTTLGNVLVLFGQHPDQWEKLKADPSLASSALTEVLRLRTPAPVFGRLAREDIEIGGTVIPAGSQVALCYGSANMDPRHYENPETFDITRNAADHVSFGYGIHGCAGQGLARLEINAIINAMLKYVDVYSIGEVKNRLNNFTRPYESVEVKDITLV, from the coding sequence ATGTCCGCCCCCACCTCAACGCGCGTCGAGTCCGACGTCAACCTCTTCTCCGACCAGACCCTCAACGTCCACGACGACTCCGTCTTTGGTCCGCTGCGCGAGTCGGGCGCCGTCGTCTACCTCACCGAGCACGACGCCTACGCCATCACCCGCTACGACGAGGTCAAGGAAGCCGCCGGCAACCCCGAGGTCTTCTCCTCCGCGCAGGTCGCGTTCAACCCGAAGATGAACGAGATGCTCAAGGGCACCTCGCTGGTCGCGGACCCGCCGAATCACGGCCCGCTGCGTGCCGTGCTCTCGGAGCATCTCTCGCCCCGCTCCCTTCGTAAGCTCAAGGTCACCATCGACGAGAAGGGCGACGCGCTGGTCAAAGAGCTCTTCTCCCGCGAATCCTTCGACGGCATGAAGGACCTGGCCGTCGCCTTCCCCGTCTCCATCGTGCTTGACCTCATTGGCGTCCAGGGAGACATCCGCGACAAGATCCTCGGCTGGGGCGACGCCGCCTTCAACCTGCTCGGCTCCGAGAACGAGCGCATGAAGGCCGCCTTCCCGGCCGCCGGTGAGATGTTCCACTGGACCCACGAGGTCATGAGCGGAGAGCATCTCGCCGAGGGCTCCATCGGCAAGGCCGTCTGGGCAGCCGCCGAGCGCGGCGAGATCGCCCACGAGTCCTTCAACGCCCTGGTCCATCAGATCCTGGCCGCCGGCATGGACACCACCGTCACCACTCTCGGCAACGTCCTCGTCCTCTTCGGCCAGCACCCGGACCAGTGGGAAAAGCTCAAGGCCGACCCGTCACTGGCCTCCTCCGCGCTCACCGAGGTCCTGCGCCTGCGCACCCCTGCTCCGGTCTTCGGCCGCCTCGCCAGGGAGGACATCGAGATCGGCGGCACGGTGATCCCGGCCGGCTCCCAGGTCGCCCTGTGCTACGGCTCCGCCAACATGGACCCGCGCCACTACGAGAACCCGGAGACCTTCGACATCACCCGCAACGCGGCCGACCATGTCAGCTTCGGCTACGGCATCCACGGTTGCGCAGGCCAGGGCCTGGCCCGGCTGGAGATCAACGCCATCATCAACGCGATGCTCAAGTACGTCGACGTCTACTCCATCGGCGAGGTGAAGAACCGCCTCAACAACTTCACCCGCCCCTACGAGTCCGTCGAGGTCAAGGACATCACGCTGGTCTAG